A genomic window from Dama dama isolate Ldn47 chromosome 6, ASM3311817v1, whole genome shotgun sequence includes:
- the LOC133058554 gene encoding LOW QUALITY PROTEIN: tRNA-dihydrouridine(16/17) synthase [NAD(P)(+)]-like (The sequence of the model RefSeq protein was modified relative to this genomic sequence to represent the inferred CDS: inserted 1 base in 1 codon), with amino-acid sequence MVLPFSVEAMPKLEGFEFWSRTLGGARHVVAPMVDQSELASRLLSRXHGAQLCYTPMPHAQVFVRDANYRKENLYCDVCPEDRPLIVQFCANDPEVFVQAALLAQDYCDAVDLNLGCPQMIAKRGHYGAFLQEEWDLLPRMILLAHEKLSVPVTCKIRVFPEIDKTVRYAQMLEKAGCQLLTVHGHPKEQKGPLSGTASWEHIKAVRKAVAIPVFANGNIQRLRDVERCIQHTGVQGVMSAEGNLRNPALFEGRSPAVWELAEEYLDIVRQHPCPLSYVRAHLFKLWHHTLQVHQQLREELAKVKTLEGIAAVNQELKLRCQEDIARQKEGEKPSGGLPFFHWICQPYFRPGPKEESKENGGARSKRALEEEEGTTDVLSKNKQKKKLRNPHKTFDPSLKSKYAKCDQCGNPKGNRCVFNLCRGCCKKRAFKETADCPGHGLLFKTKLERSLAWKGAQPRLQEPQQAGPGEPGGFPEVVGSALA; translated from the exons ATGGTCTTGCCCTTCAGTGTGGAGGCAATGCCAAAGCTGGAAGGCTTTGAGTTCTGGAGCCGCACCCTGGGGGGGGCCCGCCACGTGGTGGCCCCCATGGTGGACCAGAGCGAGCTGGCCTCGAGGCTGCTGAGCC CACACGGGGCCCAGCTGTGCTACACACCCATGCCGCATGCCCAGGTTTTTGTCCGTGATGCCAACTACCGCAAGGAGAACCTGTACTGCGATGTGTGCCCCGAGGACCGGCCTCTCATTGTACAGTTTTGTGCCAATGACCCAGAGGTGTTTGTCCAGGCGGCTCTTTTGGCTCAGGATTACTGTGATGCCGTCGACCTGAATTTGGGCTGCCCGCAGATGATTGCCAAACGAGGTCACTATGGCGCCTTCCTGCAGGAGGAGTGGGACCTGCTCCCGAGAATGATTCTGCTAGCCCATGAAAAGCTTTCTGTTCCTGTCACATGCAAGATCCGCGTCTTCCCAGAGATTGACAAGACCGTGAGATATGCCCAGATGCTGGAAAAGGCTGGCTGCCAGTTGCTGACTGTCCACGGGCACCCCAAGGAGCAGAAGGGGCCCCTGTCAGGCACCGCGTCCtgggagcacatcaaggctgtgcGGAAGGCGGTGGCCATACCTGTGTTCGCCAACGGGAACATCCAGCGCCTGCGGGACGTGGAGCGCTGCATCCAGCACACGGGGGTGCAAGGGGTCATGAGTGCAGAGGGAAACCTGCGCAACCCTGCCCTGTTCGAGGGCCGCAGCCCTGCCGTGTGGGAGCTGGCCGAGGAGTACCTGGACATTGTGCGGCAGCACCCCTGCCCCCTCTCCTACGTCCGGGCCCATCTCTTTAAGCTGTGGCACCACACGCTGCAGGTGCATCAGCAGCTTCGAGAGGAGCTCGCCAAAGTGAAGACCCTGGAGGGCATTGCTGCAGTGAACCAGGAGCTAAAACTGCGCTGTCAGGAGGATATAGCCAggcagaaggagggagagaagccTTCAGGAGGCTTGCCTTTCTTCCACTGGATCTGCCAGCCCTACTTCCGGCCAGGGCCCAAGGAGGAAAGCAAGGAGAATGGGGGTGCCCGCAGCAAgcgggccctggaggaggaggagggcaccACGGATGTCTTATCCAAGAACAAGCAGAAGAAGAAGCTGAGGAACCCCCACAAGACCTTCGACCCTTCTCTGAAGTCAAAATACGCAAAGTGTGATCAGTGTGGAAACCCAAAGGGCAACAGGTGTGTGTTTAACCTATGCCGGGGCTGCTGCAAGAAGCGAGCTTTCAAGGAGACTGCCGACTGCCCAGGTCATGGActactttttaaaaccaaattGGAGAGGTCTCTGGCCTGGAAGGGTGCCCAGCCGCGGCTGCAGGAACCACAGCAGGCCGGGCCTGGAGAACCAGGTGGCTTCCCTGAGGTTGTGGGCAGTGCCCTGGCCTAA